Within Myxococcota bacterium, the genomic segment CCGCGCGACTCGCTCGCGCTGGCCGTGTTCCAGGCCGCGCTCGACCGCTGGCTGGCCGCGCATCCGGCCGCGCGCGTCGACTACATCCACGGCGACCAGACGCTGGAGCGGCTGGCCGGCGCGCCCGACCGGGTCGGCTTCCGCATGCCGGTGTTCCCGCGCGAGGCCGTGTTTCCGACGGTGGCGCGCGAGGGCGCGCTGCCGCGCAAGACCTTCTCGCTCGGAGACGCGGAGGAGAAGCGCTTCTATCTCGAGGCGCGGCGGATCCGCGCCGCGCCGTGACCGCCTCGCCCGCCAAGCTGCGCGTGCTGGTGATCGACGACGAGAAGAACATCCGCGCCACGCTCGCGCTGTGTCTCGAGGAAGCGGCCTGCGAGGTCGAGGCCGTGGCGACGGGCGCGGCGGCGCTGGTGGCGCTCGAGCGCTCGCGCTTCGACCTGGCCTTCCTCGACCTGCGGCTGGCCGAGGAGAGCGGCATCGACCTGATCCCGAAGCTGCTCGCGGTGAGTCCCGAGCTCTCGATCGTGGTGATCACCGCCTACGCCACCGTCGAGACGGCGGTGCTCGCGCTGCGGCGCGGCGCGCAGGACTACCTGCAGAAGCCGTTCACGCCGGCGCAGATCCGCCACGCCGTGGAGCGCATCGCCGAGCGGCGCGCGCTCTTGTCGCGCGTCGCGGACCTCGAGTCACGGCTGTCCGAAACGGGCGCCGACGCGCCGCTCGCGAGTCATTCGTCGCGCATGCGGGCGCTGGTCGACCTGGCGCACCGCGCCGCCCGCTCCGACGCGCCGGTGCTCTTGCGCGGCGAGAGCGGCACGGGCAAGAGCCTGCTCGCGCGCGAGATCCACGAGCACAGCGCGCGCGGGGCCGGTCCGTTCGTGGTGGTGGCGTGTCCTACGCTGACCGAGGAGCTCCTGGCGAGCGAGCTGTTCGGCCACGTGCGCGGGGCCTACACCGGCGCCGTTCAGGACCGGCCGGGCCGGGTCGAGGCGGCGGAGGGCGGCACGCTGTTTCTCGACGAGATCGGGGAGCTGCCGCCCGGACTGCAGGCGAAGCTGCTGCGTTTCGTGCAGGACCACGAGTTCGAGCGCGTGGGCGAGCCGCGCACGCGGCGCGCCGACGTGCGCGTGGTCGCGGCGACCAACCGCGACCTCGACACCGACGTGCGCGCGGGCCGCTTCCGCGAGGACCTGCTCTACCGGCTGAACGTGGTCGAGCTGACCGTGCCGCCGCTGCGCGAACGCGCCGAGGACGTGCTGCCGCTGGCGCGCGAGTTTCTCGCGCGCTTCGCGCACGCCGCGCGCCGACCGGCGCTCGAGCTCGCGCCGGAGACCGAGCGCGCGCTGGCGAGTCACTCCTGGCCCGGCAACGTGCGCGAGCTGCGCAACACGCTGGAGCGCGTGGCGATCCTGTGGCCCGCGCAGCGCGTCGAGCCCGAGGCGCTGCCGGAGTGGGCCGCGGCCCGCGCGCCTGCCGCGCCGCAGCTGGGCGGCGACTTCACGCTCGAAGCGGTCGAGCGCGAGCACATCGAGCGCGTGGTCGCGCGCACGCGCACCCAGGAAGAGGCGGCGCGCATCCTGGGCATCGACCCCTCGACCATCTGGAGACGGCGGAAGCGCAGCTAGTCAGGGAGCCGCTTCGCGCGGCAGCGTGAACCAGAAGAGCGCGCCGCCGCCGGGCTCGTCCTCGACCCCGATCTCGCCGCCGTGCGCGTGCACGATCTCGCGCGCGATGAACAAGCCCAGCCCCGCGCCGCCGTGATGCGGCGCGCCCGGCAGCTGGAAGTACTTCTCGAAGATCGCCTGGCGGTACTCGCGCGGCACGCCCGGGCCCCGGTCGGCGACCTCGAAGCGCACGTCTCGCTCCTCGGCGCGCGCACGCAGCACCACTTCGCCGGGCCGCGGGCTGTGCTCGATGGCGTTGCCGAGCAGGTTCGCGAACACGAGCGCGATCCGCTCGGGGTCGACGTAGAGGCTCCCCTGCCCCGGCAGCACCTCGCTGCGCAGCCCGACGCCCGCGAGCTCCGCCGCCGAGCGCTGCGCCTCGATCGCGCCCCGCGCGAGTGACTCGACGTCGACCTCGGCGCGGCGCAGCTCGAGCTTGCCCGCCTGGATGCGCGACAGGTCGAGCAGCTCGTCGACGATCGCCTGCAGCCGCTCGCAGTCCTCGCGGGCCGCGAACAGGAGGTCGGCCTGCTTGTCGCTGACCGGCCCGGCCGCGCGCTCGTTCAACAGATGGATCGCCATGCGCAGCGAGGTCAGCGGCGTGCGGAACTCGTGCGCCACCGTGGCCACCAGGTCGTTGCGCAGCTCGTCGAAGGACAACAGGCGAGTCACGTCCTGCAGCACGATCGAAGCTCCGATCACGTCGCCCTGCTCGGAGTAGACCGGCGTCGCCCGGGGCAGGAAGCGCCGCTCGCCCGCGGGAGTCACTGCGCGCACGGCCTCCTCCAGGCCCTTGGGCAGGTACGCGCCGTTGCCCGCGAACACGTGCGCGCGCAGGCGCTCGAGCACCGCCCGCAGCTCGGCGCCGGCCATCTCGAGTCCGGTGTCCGCGCGCAGCTCGAGCAAGGCCTCCGCCGCCGCGTTCAGGTGCAGGATCTCGCCGCTCGTGCCCAGCACCACCACTGGATCGGTGAGACTGTCGATCACCGCCTGCGACGAGCGATGGGCGGCGAGCAGCTGGCCGAGCGTGCTCTCGCGGTAGCGCTGCAGCCGCTCGGCCATGGTGTTGAACTCCGCCGCGACCTGGGCCAGCTCGTCGCGGCCGGTGACTCGCGCGCGCGCCTCGGGGTCGCCCTCGCCCAGGCGCCGCGCCGCCTGACTCAGCACGCCCAGCGGCCGCAGCAGCCGCGTGGTGAGCATGCCCGACGCGAGCACCCCGACCAGACAGCCGAGCGCCGAAGCCGCGAGCAGGAGCTCGTTCAGGAAGCGCGCCGAGCGCTCGGCGCGGTCGCTCTTGCGCACCATCGTGTCCTGGTTCAGCGCCAGCACCGCGGCCGTGGCCTGGCGCACGGCTGTCACCTTGGGCAGCACGTCGTCGAAGTAGGCCGCGCGCGCGTCGCTGGCGGCCAGCGACGCGAACCCGTCCAGTGACTCGCTCAGGCTCTGCCACTGCGCGCGCAGCCGCGCCGTGGCCTCGTCCTCGCCGGCCTCGGTGACGTTGCCCTCCTGGACCCGCAGCTCCACCTCGAAGGCGCGCCGCGCCTCCGACACCAGCTTGAGCCCGCGCGGCCGCTCGCCCGCCACGCTGAACAGCGCTCCGCTGTCGATGCGCGCCAGCTCCTCCGACATGCGCTGCGAGGCGAGCACGCTGCGGAAGTTGTCGGAGAGGATGGCCCGCGCGCCATCGCCGAGCTCGCGCGCGGTGAAGCTGCCCACCGCGCCCACGAAGATCAGCGCCGCGAGCAACGGCACCTGGGCCAGCACGAGCTTCGCGCGCAGACTCACGAGCGCGCCTCCCGCTCCTCGAAGGACACGATGTGCACGTCGAGCCCGCCGCCCTCGCGCACCAGGCGCATCGGCACCGAGCGGCCGAAGACCTGGCGCCACCACGGCTGGTGCGAGCGGCCGATCAGCACGTGACCCACGCCGTGCGAGCGCGCGAAGTCGACGATCGCGGTCACCGGGTCGGTGGCGCGCACGCGCACGAACTCGGCGCCGAGATCGCGCGCGCGCTCGATGTTCGCCAGCAGGTGCCGCTGCGCCTCGGCATCGATCCGCTCGGGTGACTCGTGCGGAGTCTCCACGTACACCACGAACCAGTCGGTGTTGAGCCGGCCCGCCATGCGCGAGCCCTTGCGCAGGAGCGTCGTGGCGTGCGGCGGGTATGACGACATGCACACCATGACCCGGCCCGAGCCGGTGGTGGTCTCGCGCTCCGCCTTGCTCCAGCGCTTGGCCTCTTCGGCGCGCTCGAGGCTCTCCGCCACCTCGCGCAGCGCCAGCTCGCGCAGCGCGGCCAAGTGGGGCCCCTGGAAGAAGTTCTCCAGCGCCCACGGCACCTTGTCCTCGGCGTAGATCTTCCCGGCGCGCAACCGCTCCATCAGGTCCTCGACCGCGAGGTCGAGATTCACCACCTGGTCGGCCTGCTTCAGGAACGCGTCGGGGATGGTCTCGCGCACGGTCACTCCGGTGACTCGCTCGACCACGTCGTTGAGACTCTCGAGGTGCTGGATGTTCACAGCGCCGATCACGTTGATGCCCGCCTCGAGCAGGTCGAGCACGTCCTGGTAGCGCTTGGAGCGCCGGCTGCCGGGAGCGTTGGTGTGCGCCAGCTCGTCCACGATCGCCACGGCCGGCCGGCGCGCGATCACCGCGTCGACGTCCATCTCCTCGACGCCCACGCCGCGGTACTCCACGCGCCGCCGCGGCACCTCCTCCAGGCCCGACAGCAGCGCCGCGGTGTCCGCGCGCCCGTGTGTCTCGACGAAGCCGATCACGACGTCCACGCCGCGTTTGCGCAACGCGTGGGCCTCCTCGAGCATGCGGTAGGTCTTCCCGACCCCCGCCGCGAAGCCCATGTAGAGCTTCAGCCGCCCGCGGCGCGCGCGCTGGACGAGCTCGAGAAAGTCCTCGGGCCGGCGCGGCGCGCTCACTTGCCTTCCGCCATGGCCTCCGGTCTACCGAATTGGCGGTCCAGGGCCAAGTTCAAAAGCAGGACGTTGACCCGCGGCTCCCCGAGCAGACCTAGATCGCGGCCCTCGACCTGCGATTCGAGCACGCCCGCGATGCGCGCGGCATCGACGTGACGCGCCTTCGCCACTCGCGGCACCTGCCAGACTGCGGCCTCGGGCGAGATGTGTGGATCGAGCCCGCTGCCAGAGGCGGTCAGTAGATCGCCGGGGATCGGGCCTGGGGCATCGGGGTTCTCGGTGCGGAGACGCGCCGCGTCGGCCTCCACGCGCTCCTTCAGCTTGGCCGCGGTCACCCCGTAGTTCGAGCCCGAGGAGGAGCTCGCGTCGTAGCCGTTGGTTCCCGCAGCGGAAGGCCGCGGCTGGAAGTAGGCGGGGTTCGCGAACGCCTGGCCGATCAGCTCGGAGCCGACTGGGTTTCCCTTCTCGTCAGTCACTACGCTGCCGTTCGCGCGATAGGGGAACAGGACCTGTGCCAGCCCGGTCATCGCCAGCGGATAGGCCAGGCCGGTCAGCACCAGGGTCACGATCGCGGTTCGCAGGGCAACGAAAGTCATCTGCATCATGGCGGTCACCTACACGAGGCCGATCGACTCGAGGACGAGGTCGATGGCTTTGATCCCGAGGAACGGCGCAATGACACCCCCCAAGCCGTACACAAGCAGTGACCCGCGGAGCAGCGCCGCCGCGCCGATTGGCCGATACCGGACACCCCGTAGCGACAGCGGGATGAGCGCGATGATGATGAGCGCATTGAAGATCACGGCCGAGAGCACCGCGCTGTAGGGCGACGCCAGGTGCATCACGTTGAGCGGCGCGATCTCGGGGAACACCCCGACGAACATCGCGGGCAGGATCGCGAAGTACTTCGCGACATCGTTCGCAATGGAGAACGTCGTGAGTGAGCCGCGGGTCATGAGGAGCTGCTTCCCGACCTCGACGATCTCGAGCAGCTTGGTGGGGTTGGAGTCGAGGTCCACCATGTTCCCCGCTTCCTTCGCCGCCTGCGTGCCGGTGTTCATGGCCACGCCGACATCGGCCTGCGCGAGAGCGGGCGCATCGTTGGTGCCGTCACCGGTCATCGCGACGAGCTTGCCCTTGGCCTGCTCGTCGCGGATGAGCTGGAGCTTCGCCTCCGGCGTCGCCTCCGCGAGAAAGTCGTCCACCCCGGCCTCGCGCGCGATCGCAGCGGCGGTGCGCGGGTTGTCGCCCGTGATCATCACGGTGCGGATGCCCATGGCGCGGAAGCGCGCGAAGCGCTCGCGGATCCCGCCCTTCACGATGTCCTTCAGGTGCACGATGCCGAGCACGCGCTTCCCGTCGCAGACCGCGAGCGGCGTAGCGCCCGCGTCGCCGATGCGCGCCGCGATCTCGTCGAGCTGCGCCGGCACGGCGCCGCCGAGCGATTTGACGAAGCTCTTCACGGCGTCGACCGCACCCTTGCGGATCGAGCGCCCCTGGAAGTCACAGCCGCTCATCCGCGTCTGAGCGCTGAAGCCGATGAAGTGCGCGCCAAGCTCCTGGACGTCACGGCCGCGCATGCCGTAGCGTTCTTTGGCCAGTACCACGATCGAGCGACCTTCCGGCGTCTCATCGGCCAGGCTCGAGAGCTGGGCCGCCTCGGCGAGTTCCGTGGCCTCGATCCCCGCCAGCGGCAGGAACTCGGTGGCCATGCGGTTGCCGAGAGTGATGGTTCCGGTCTTGTCGAGCAACAGAGTGTCGACGTCGCCGGCCGCTTCAATCGCCCGGCCGCTCATCGCAAGGACGTTTTTGCGAAGCAGGCGGTCCATGCCCGAGATGCCGATGGCCGACAGAAGGCCGCCGATCGTGGTGGGGATGAGGCAGACGAGCAGCGCCACGAGCGCTGTCGCCGAAAGGGTGACTCCCGAGTAGATGGCCAGCGGTGCCAGCGTCACACAGGCGAACAGGAAGATCAGCGTGAGGCCGACGAGCAGGATGTGCAGCGCGATCTCGTTCGGGGTCTTCTGGCGCGCCGCGCCTTCGACGAGCGCGATCATGCGGTCGAGGAACGACTCACCGGCGCCCGCAGTGACCCGCACGACGATGCGATCCGACAGCACCTTCGTGCCGCCGGTCACCGAGGACCGGTCGCCGCCGCTCTCACGGATCACCGGGGCAGACTCGCCGGTGATCGCCGACTCGTCGACCGAGGCGATGCCCTCGACGATCTCTCCGTCGGCGGGGATCATCTGCCCCCCCTCGACGATGACGACGTCGCCCTTCTTCAGGCTCGACGCCGGGACGTCCTGGGTCAGGTCGCCGTTCATGACCCGCTTCGCGGTCGTCTCGCGGCGCATGCGCCGCAGCGAGTTCGCCTGCGCCTTGCCGCGTCCCTCGGCGACGGCCTCCGCGAAGTTGGCGAACACGACCGTGAACCAGAGCCAGACGGTCACGTTCGCGGTGAACCAGATCGGAACTCCCGAGGAGCCGCCGAACAGGTCGCGCAGCAGCACCGCCGTGGTGAGGACGCTGCCGACCTCCACGACGAACATCACCGGATTCTTCGCGACGAGCCGCGGCGAGAGCTTGCTGAAGCTCGAGGCGAGGGCAGGCAAGAGCAGCTCGCGGTCGAAGATGGAGGGCGCTTTCGCGCGTGACGTGGTCATCAGTACACCTTTCCAGCGGAGGCGAGGAACTCCTCGACCACCGGACCGAGACAGAGCGCGGGGAAGAAGGTCAGTGCGCCCACGATCAGGACCACGCCCACGAGCAACCCCGTGAAGAGCGGCGTGTGGGTCGGGAAGGTCCCCAGGCCGGCGGGCACGATCTTCTTGCCCAGCATCGAGCCGCCGATCGCCAGCGCGGGCACGATCATGAGGAAGCGGCCCGAGAGCATGACGATGCCCATCGCGACGTTCCACCAGGGCGTGTTGGCGTTGAGGCCCGCGAACGCGGAGCCGTTGTTTCCTGCCGCGCTCGAGAACGCATAGAGCATCTCGCTGAGCCCATGGGGTCCCGAATTGTTGAGCGACGAAACCCCGTAGGGGGCGATCGCCGCCCAGGCGGCGAAGCCCAGGATGAGCAGCGGGAAGATCAGCACGTAGAGCATCGCGAGCTTCATCTCGCGCGCCTCGATCTTCTTCCCGAGATACTCGGGGGTCCTGCCAACCATGAGCCCGGCGATGAAGACCGACAGCACCACCATCACCAAGATCCCGTAGAGGCCGGCGCCGACGCCGCCGAATACGACCTCGCCGAGCTCGATGTTGACCAACGGCACCAAGCCGCCCAGCGGCGTGTAGCTGTCGTGCATGGAGTTGACCGAGCCGTTCGAGGCGTCGGTCGTGGCGACCGCCCACAAGGTCGAGCTCGCGACGCCGAAGCGCGTCTCCTTGCCCTCCATGTTGCCGATCGGCTGGGTCGCGCCCACCGAGGCCACGATCGGATTCGGGCGAGCTTCCGCCCAGTAGCACACTCCGATGCCCATGAAGAACATGATCGACATCGCCGCGAACAGCGCCCAGCCCTGCTTGGTGCTGCGCGCCATCAGCCCGTAGGTGTAGGTCTGCGCGGCCGGCAGCATGAGGATCGCGACACACTCGATGAAGTTGGTGATCGCGGTGGCGTTCTCGAACGGGTGCGCCGAGTTGACGTTGAAGAAGCCGCCGCCGTTGGTGCCGAGCTGCTTGATCGCGATCTGTCCCGCGGCGGGACCGAGCGCCAGTATCTGCTTCACGCCCTCGAGCGTGGTCACCTCGAGATAGGGCGACAGGTTCTGGATCACGCCGCCTGCAGCCAATGCGAGCCCCGTGATCACGGCCAGCGGGAGCAGCACGTACAGCGTCGTCCGCACGAGATCCACCCAGAAGTTTCCGAGCGTCTTCGGACCGTCCGCGGGGACGCGCCGGGTCAGGCCGCGCGCGAGGGCGAGCGCGACGCCGAGCCCGGAGCCCACCGACACGAAGTTGTGCCAGGTAAGTCCGGCCATCTGCGTCAGGTAGCTCATCGTGCTCTCGCCGCCGTACGACTGCCAGTTGGTGTTGGTGGTGAAGCTGACGGCCGTGTTGAACGAGAGCTCCGGGCCCACCGCGGCCAGGCCCTGCGGGTTCAGCGGCAGCACCGCCTGCAGACGCTGGATGGCGTAGGTGATGAGGACGCCGAACACGCTGAAGAGCAGGAGCGCGATGGTGTATTCAACCCAGGTCTGCTCCTCGCGCTCGTTCACGCCGCACAGGCGGTAGAGCACCCGTTCGACCGGGCCGAAGAAGCGCTCCAGCGGGCGGCGCTCGCCTTCGAAGACCCGGTACATGTAGATGCCGAGCGGCTTCGTCAGCGCGAAGATCACCGCCGCGAACACGAGAATCTGGATCCAACCGATCATAGTCATCGAAACTTCCTACAGCTTCTCGGGGCGGAGCATCACGTAGACGAGATATACGGTGAGTGCCACCGAGAGAATTCCGCCGAGCCAGTAGTCGAGCCCCATCGCCCCGTCCTCAGATCCGGTCACAGGCGCGCACGTACGCGATCGAGATCGCGAAGAACGCGACGGTCACCAGGCAATAGATGAAGTCAGCCATCAAGACCTCCGTGGGCCTTAGAGCATCCGCCGTGCCAGGATGCCGGACCGGCCCGCGGCGCCTCCGGGGCTCTCACGCCCACTGCTCCTGCAGATCGCGGTGCCGACTCGCAGCGTGCTTGCGCGCTGCCCGAACGCGCTTCGAGAAGCCTCCTGCTGCGCGCTCGGGGCTGGCACGCTCCCTGCTGAAGCGCCACGCATGGCCGACTCGGTGCGTCCTCCTCTGGCTCGACGACCCGCTTGGCTCGCGGCACTGGCATTGGTGCTCGCCGCGGGGGCCATGGTCCTGTGGCAGCTCGCCTCGCGACGTGAGGCACCGGATGCCCACCGCGCGGGCATGTACCAGAAGACGCTCGCGTCCGTGCGTGAGTCGTGCGTGCCGCCCAAGCCGAACGTCGAGAGCTACTGCCGCGACCAGGCCGCGTTCCTGCTCACGTTCCCCGAGTGCGACGCCGACTGTGTGGCGCTCGCACGCTCGATCCGGCACGAGCCCGG encodes:
- a CDS encoding DUF1015 domain-containing protein, with the protein product PRDSLALAVFQAALDRWLAAHPAARVDYIHGDQTLERLAGAPDRVGFRMPVFPREAVFPTVAREGALPRKTFSLGDAEEKRFYLEARRIRAAP
- a CDS encoding sigma-54 dependent transcriptional regulator produces the protein MTASPAKLRVLVIDDEKNIRATLALCLEEAACEVEAVATGAAALVALERSRFDLAFLDLRLAEESGIDLIPKLLAVSPELSIVVITAYATVETAVLALRRGAQDYLQKPFTPAQIRHAVERIAERRALLSRVADLESRLSETGADAPLASHSSRMRALVDLAHRAARSDAPVLLRGESGTGKSLLAREIHEHSARGAGPFVVVACPTLTEELLASELFGHVRGAYTGAVQDRPGRVEAAEGGTLFLDEIGELPPGLQAKLLRFVQDHEFERVGEPRTRRADVRVVAATNRDLDTDVRAGRFREDLLYRLNVVELTVPPLRERAEDVLPLAREFLARFAHAARRPALELAPETERALASHSWPGNVRELRNTLERVAILWPAQRVEPEALPEWAAARAPAAPQLGGDFTLEAVEREHIERVVARTRTQEEAARILGIDPSTIWRRRKRS
- a CDS encoding ATP-binding protein; translated protein: MSLRAKLVLAQVPLLAALIFVGAVGSFTARELGDGARAILSDNFRSVLASQRMSEELARIDSGALFSVAGERPRGLKLVSEARRAFEVELRVQEGNVTEAGEDEATARLRAQWQSLSESLDGFASLAASDARAAYFDDVLPKVTAVRQATAAVLALNQDTMVRKSDRAERSARFLNELLLAASALGCLVGVLASGMLTTRLLRPLGVLSQAARRLGEGDPEARARVTGRDELAQVAAEFNTMAERLQRYRESTLGQLLAAHRSSQAVIDSLTDPVVVLGTSGEILHLNAAAEALLELRADTGLEMAGAELRAVLERLRAHVFAGNGAYLPKGLEEAVRAVTPAGERRFLPRATPVYSEQGDVIGASIVLQDVTRLLSFDELRNDLVATVAHEFRTPLTSLRMAIHLLNERAAGPVSDKQADLLFAAREDCERLQAIVDELLDLSRIQAGKLELRRAEVDVESLARGAIEAQRSAAELAGVGLRSEVLPGQGSLYVDPERIALVFANLLGNAIEHSPRPGEVVLRARAEERDVRFEVADRGPGVPREYRQAIFEKYFQLPGAPHHGGAGLGLFIAREIVHAHGGEIGVEDEPGGGALFWFTLPREAAP
- a CDS encoding universal stress protein gives rise to the protein MSAPRRPEDFLELVQRARRGRLKLYMGFAAGVGKTYRMLEEAHALRKRGVDVVIGFVETHGRADTAALLSGLEEVPRRRVEYRGVGVEEMDVDAVIARRPAVAIVDELAHTNAPGSRRSKRYQDVLDLLEAGINVIGAVNIQHLESLNDVVERVTGVTVRETIPDAFLKQADQVVNLDLAVEDLMERLRAGKIYAEDKVPWALENFFQGPHLAALRELALREVAESLERAEEAKRWSKAERETTTGSGRVMVCMSSYPPHATTLLRKGSRMAGRLNTDWFVVYVETPHESPERIDAEAQRHLLANIERARDLGAEFVRVRATDPVTAIVDFARSHGVGHVLIGRSHQPWWRQVFGRSVPMRLVREGGGLDVHIVSFEEREARS
- the kdpC gene encoding potassium-transporting ATPase subunit KdpC is translated as MMQMTFVALRTAIVTLVLTGLAYPLAMTGLAQVLFPYRANGSVVTDEKGNPVGSELIGQAFANPAYFQPRPSAAGTNGYDASSSSGSNYGVTAAKLKERVEADAARLRTENPDAPGPIPGDLLTASGSGLDPHISPEAAVWQVPRVAKARHVDAARIAGVLESQVEGRDLGLLGEPRVNVLLLNLALDRQFGRPEAMAEGK
- the kdpB gene encoding potassium-transporting ATPase subunit KdpB: MTTSRAKAPSIFDRELLLPALASSFSKLSPRLVAKNPVMFVVEVGSVLTTAVLLRDLFGGSSGVPIWFTANVTVWLWFTVVFANFAEAVAEGRGKAQANSLRRMRRETTAKRVMNGDLTQDVPASSLKKGDVVIVEGGQMIPADGEIVEGIASVDESAITGESAPVIRESGGDRSSVTGGTKVLSDRIVVRVTAGAGESFLDRMIALVEGAARQKTPNEIALHILLVGLTLIFLFACVTLAPLAIYSGVTLSATALVALLVCLIPTTIGGLLSAIGISGMDRLLRKNVLAMSGRAIEAAGDVDTLLLDKTGTITLGNRMATEFLPLAGIEATELAEAAQLSSLADETPEGRSIVVLAKERYGMRGRDVQELGAHFIGFSAQTRMSGCDFQGRSIRKGAVDAVKSFVKSLGGAVPAQLDEIAARIGDAGATPLAVCDGKRVLGIVHLKDIVKGGIRERFARFRAMGIRTVMITGDNPRTAAAIAREAGVDDFLAEATPEAKLQLIRDEQAKGKLVAMTGDGTNDAPALAQADVGVAMNTGTQAAKEAGNMVDLDSNPTKLLEIVEVGKQLLMTRGSLTTFSIANDVAKYFAILPAMFVGVFPEIAPLNVMHLASPYSAVLSAVIFNALIIIALIPLSLRGVRYRPIGAAALLRGSLLVYGLGGVIAPFLGIKAIDLVLESIGLV
- the kdpA gene encoding potassium-transporting ATPase subunit KdpA, which gives rise to MTMIGWIQILVFAAVIFALTKPLGIYMYRVFEGERRPLERFFGPVERVLYRLCGVNEREEQTWVEYTIALLLFSVFGVLITYAIQRLQAVLPLNPQGLAAVGPELSFNTAVSFTTNTNWQSYGGESTMSYLTQMAGLTWHNFVSVGSGLGVALALARGLTRRVPADGPKTLGNFWVDLVRTTLYVLLPLAVITGLALAAGGVIQNLSPYLEVTTLEGVKQILALGPAAGQIAIKQLGTNGGGFFNVNSAHPFENATAITNFIECVAILMLPAAQTYTYGLMARSTKQGWALFAAMSIMFFMGIGVCYWAEARPNPIVASVGATQPIGNMEGKETRFGVASSTLWAVATTDASNGSVNSMHDSYTPLGGLVPLVNIELGEVVFGGVGAGLYGILVMVVLSVFIAGLMVGRTPEYLGKKIEAREMKLAMLYVLIFPLLILGFAAWAAIAPYGVSSLNNSGPHGLSEMLYAFSSAAGNNGSAFAGLNANTPWWNVAMGIVMLSGRFLMIVPALAIGGSMLGKKIVPAGLGTFPTHTPLFTGLLVGVVLIVGALTFFPALCLGPVVEEFLASAGKVY
- the kdpF gene encoding K(+)-transporting ATPase subunit F, with translation MGLDYWLGGILSVALTVYLVYVMLRPEKL